One genomic region from Opisthocomus hoazin isolate bOpiHoa1 chromosome Z, bOpiHoa1.hap1, whole genome shotgun sequence encodes:
- the YTHDC2 gene encoding 3'-5' RNA helicase YTHDC2 isoform X2, protein MEFPSSFTSTERAFVHRLCQSLGLISKSKGKGASRYLTVRKKNGSELTRAVMTCCLTPSTKHAVRNLIQRFPVTNKERTELLPKTERGSACAVESENREVHKTSGRLNNGIPQVPVKRGESEFDSFRQSLPVFEKQEEIVKIIKDNKVVLIVGETGSGKTTQIPQFLLDDCYKNGTPCRIFCTQTRRLAAIAVAERVAAERREKIGQTIGYQIRLESRVSPKTLLTFCTNGILLRTLMAGDSTLSTVTHVIVDEVHERDRFSDFLLIKLRDVLQKQTNLKLIISSAALDANLFIRYFGSCPVIYIQGRPFEVKEMFLEDVLRSTGYTNKEMVKYKKEKQREEKQQSTLTEWCSAQENNSKLESQRQRSVPSATEEYNLLDDGGDTVFNQQTEKDANCLEPWLIKEMDSCLSDIWLHKDIDSFAQVFHLILTENVSVDYRHSETSATALMIASGRGFLSQVEQLISMGASIHCKSSNGWMALDWAKRFGQTEVVDLLESYSASVEFGNLDESSLVQTSGSDLSAEDRELLKAYHHSFDDAKVDLDLIMHLLYNICHTCDAGAILIFLPGYDEIVSLRDRILSDDKRFAANAHRYQVFMLHSNMQTSDQKKVLKSPPSGVRKIILSTNIAETSITVNDVVFVIDSGKMKEKSFDALSCVTMLKMVWISKASAIQRKGRAGRCQPGVCFRLFSRLRFQNMLEFQTPELLRMPLQELCLHTKLLAPVNCPIVDFLMKAPDPPPALIVRNAVQMLKTIDAMDPWEDLTELGYHLTELPVEPHLGKMVLCAVVLKCLDPILTIACTLAYRDPFVLPTLASQKRAAMLCRKRFAAGTFSDHMALLRAFQAWQKARSDGWERAFCEKNFLSQATMEIIVGMRTQLLGQLRASGFVRARGGADIRDVNTNSENWAVVKAALVAGMYPNLVHADRESLVLTGPKEKKVRLHPTSVLSQPQYKKIPPANGQAAAVQALPTDWLIYDEMTRAHRIANIRCCSVVTPVTVSLFCGPARLPSNALQEPSSFRGDGICNDSSDSEMEDKTTANGALLKLDEWLHLQLDPEAAGLLLQLRQKWHSLFLRRMRAPSKPWSQVDETTVRAIVAVLSTEEQSAGLQQPSGIGQRPRPMTSEELPLASTWRSTNSRKSSAETEFSDDSSNAEKVPNLLHQHQICQFGTL, encoded by the exons aaaagGAGCAAGTCGATACCTGACTGTAAGGAAGAAGAATggatcagaactaacacgtgcaGTAATGACTTGTTGCTTGACTCCCAGTACGAAACATGCTGTTCGGAATTTAATTCAGAGATTTCCTGTCACAAATAAAGAACGAACAGAACTTCTGCCAAAGACGGAGCGAGGCAGTGCATGTGCTGTTGAATCTG aaaacagagaagtgcACAAGACAAGCGGACGACTTAACAACGGTATCCCGCAGGTTCCAGTGAAGAGAGGGGAATCAGAGTTTGATTCCTTCAGGCAATCACTGCCagtttttgaaaaacaggaagaaatagtCAAAATAATAAAGGACAACAAAGTTGTTTTGATTGTAGGAGAGACTGGATCAGGAAAAACTACTCAA ATCCCTCAGTTCCTTCTTGACGACTGTTACAAAAATGGAACTCCCTGTCGTATATTTTGCACTCAGACAAGACGTTTGGCAGCTATTGCTGTGGCtgaaagagtggcagcagaaaggagagagaagattGGCCAGACAATTGGTTATCAGATTCGATTAGAAAGCAG GGTTTCTCCGAAGACACTGTTAACATTTTGCACTAATGGCATACTACTTCGCACGCTAATGGCAGGAGACAGCACTCTCTCAACTGTGACCCATGTTATTGTG GATGAAGTACATGAGAGGGATAGGTTCAGTGACTTCTTGTTAATAAAACTGAGAGACGTGTTGCAAAAACAGACTAATTTAAAACTAATTATTTCTAGTGCTGCTCTAGATGCAAATCTCTTTATTAGATATTTTGGAAGTTGCCCAGTAATATACA TACAAGGAAGACCTTTTGAAGTTAAAGAGATGTTTCTGGAGGATGTTTTACGAAGCACTGGGTATACAAACAAAGAGATGGTAAAGTACAAAAAAGAGAAGCAGCGAG aagaaaaacagcaaagcacTCTTACTGAGTGGTGTTCTGCTCAAGAAAATAATAGCAAACTGGAATCTCAGAGGCAGAGATCTGTCCCAAGTGCAACTGAAGAGTATAATCTGTTGGATGATGGTGGTGACACAGTATTTAATCAACAG actgAAAAAGATGCGAATTGCCTTGAACCATGGCTAATAAAAGAAATGGATTCTTGTCTTTCTGACATCTGGTTGCATAAAGATATTGATTCCTTTGCTCAGGTGTTCCATCTCATTTTAACCGAAAATGTCAGTG ttgATTATAGGCACAGTGAAACCAGCGCGACTGCACTAATGATTGCTTCAGGGAGAGGCTTTCTGAGTCAAGTAGAACAACTGATCAGTATGGGAGCAAGTATCCACTGCAAGTCATCCAATGGCTG GATGGCTTTGGACTGGGCGAAGCGCTTTGGACAGACAGAGGTGGTTGACCTGTTGGAGTCCTACAG TGCTTCAGTGGAATTTGGAAATCTGGATGAAAGTTCCTTGGTCCAAACAAGTGGTAGTGACCTTAGTGCAGAGGACAGAGAACTACTGAAAGCTTATCATCACAGTTTTGATGATGCAAAAGTGGATCTGGACCTGATTATGCACTTGCTTTATAACATTTGTCATACTTGTGATGCCG GAGcaattttaatatttcttcctGGATATGACGAGATAGTTAGCCTGAGGGACCGTATTCTTTCTGATGACAAGAGATTTGCTGCTAATGCTCACAG ATACCAGGTTTTCATGCTTCATTCAAATATGCAGACTTCGGATCAGAAGAAGGTGCTTAAAAGTCCGCCTTCTGGCGTCCGCAAAATA attCTTTCTACTAATATTGCAGAAACCAGCATAACAGTCAATGATGTGGTATTTGTTATTGACTCAGGCAAGATGAAAGAG AAGTCTTTTGATGCACTGAGTTGTGTTACAATGCTAAAAATGGTGTGGATTTCAAAAGCCAGTGCTATCCAGAGAAAAGGCAG GGCTGGGCGCTGTCAGCCCGGAGTGTGTTTTCGTCTCTTCAGCAGGCTCCGATTTCAGAATATGTTGGAATTTCAGACTCCAGAACTTCTAAGAATGCCACTTCAG GAGCTTTGTTTACACACAAAACTTCTGGCTCCAGTGAACTGTCCAATTGTTGACTTTCTTATGAAAGCTCCTGATCCTCCACCAGCTTTAATTGTGAGAAATGCTGTGCAAATGCTTAAG acaatagATGCGATGGACCCTTGGGAAGATCTGACTGAACTTGGTTATCATCTCACTGAATTACCAGTAGAGCCACACCTTGGTAAAATGGTGTTGTGTGCTGTAGTTTTGAAGTGCCTGGATCCTATTCTTACTATTGCTTGCACTCTTGCATATCGAGACCCATTTGTCCTACCTACGCTGGCCTCTCAGAAGCGTGCAGCCATGCTGTGTAGAAAACGTTTTGCCGCAGGAACGTTTAGTGACCATATGGCGCTTCTCAGGGCTTTCCAG gCGTGGCAGAAGGCTCGCAGTGATGGCTGGGAGAGAGCCTTCTGTGAAAAGAACTTTCTGTCTCAAGCCACGATGGAAATCATCGTAGGAATGAGAACACAGTTGCTTGGCCAGCTTAGAGCCTCAG GTTTTGTTAGAGCCAGAGGAGGAGCCGATATTAGAGATGTTAATACTAACTCTGAAAACTGGGCTGTGGTTAAAGCTGCCTTAGTGGCTGGGATGTATCCCAATCTAGTGCATGCAGACAGAGAAAGCCTGGTTTTGACTGGACCAAAGGAGAAGAAAGTGCGACTCCATCCTACCTCTGTACTTAGTCAACCTCAGTATAAAAAG ATTCCTCCAGCAAATGGGCAAGCTGCAGCCGTTCAGGCACTCCCCACAGACTGGCTTATATACGATGAGATGACGAGAGCTCACAGGATTGCAAATATCAGATGCTGTTCTGTTGTAACACCTGTCACTGTGTCACTCTTCTGTGGACCAGCGAGATTACCAAGTAATGCTTTGCAGGAACCTTCATCCTTTCGAG GGGATGGAATATGTAATGATAGCAGTGACAGTGAGATGGAGGACAAAACAACTGCTAATGGGGCACTGCTGAAGCTAGATGAATGGCTCCATCTCCAACTGGACCCTGAA GCTGCTGGTTTGCTGTTGCAACTCAGACAGAAGTGGCATAGCTTATTTCTGCGTCGTATGCGAGCTCCTTCTAAACCGTGGTCTCAAGTTGATGAAACAACTGTAAGAGCAATTGTAGCTGTTTTAAGTACCGAAGAACAGTctgcaggtttgcagcagccttCAGGAATTGGTCAGAGACCAAGACCTATGACTTCTGAAGAACTTCCTTTAGCATCTACGTGGAGGTCAACCAACAGTAGAAAAAGCTCAGCAGAAACTGAATTCTCTGATGACTCCTCTAATGCTGAAAA GGTTCCAAATCTCCTTCACCAACACCAAATATGCCAGTTCGGTACTTTATAA
- the YTHDC2 gene encoding 3'-5' RNA helicase YTHDC2 isoform X1 → MWRPGGASSRQPGPGSGGSGGSGGSGAPAATGRAPGRGRGKGLKDVRVDEEVEIAVNLALERFRYGEEQEMEFPSSFTSTERAFVHRLCQSLGLISKSKGKGASRYLTVRKKNGSELTRAVMTCCLTPSTKHAVRNLIQRFPVTNKERTELLPKTERGSACAVESENREVHKTSGRLNNGIPQVPVKRGESEFDSFRQSLPVFEKQEEIVKIIKDNKVVLIVGETGSGKTTQIPQFLLDDCYKNGTPCRIFCTQTRRLAAIAVAERVAAERREKIGQTIGYQIRLESRVSPKTLLTFCTNGILLRTLMAGDSTLSTVTHVIVDEVHERDRFSDFLLIKLRDVLQKQTNLKLIISSAALDANLFIRYFGSCPVIYIQGRPFEVKEMFLEDVLRSTGYTNKEMVKYKKEKQREEKQQSTLTEWCSAQENNSKLESQRQRSVPSATEEYNLLDDGGDTVFNQQTEKDANCLEPWLIKEMDSCLSDIWLHKDIDSFAQVFHLILTENVSVDYRHSETSATALMIASGRGFLSQVEQLISMGASIHCKSSNGWMALDWAKRFGQTEVVDLLESYSASVEFGNLDESSLVQTSGSDLSAEDRELLKAYHHSFDDAKVDLDLIMHLLYNICHTCDAGAILIFLPGYDEIVSLRDRILSDDKRFAANAHRYQVFMLHSNMQTSDQKKVLKSPPSGVRKIILSTNIAETSITVNDVVFVIDSGKMKEKSFDALSCVTMLKMVWISKASAIQRKGRAGRCQPGVCFRLFSRLRFQNMLEFQTPELLRMPLQELCLHTKLLAPVNCPIVDFLMKAPDPPPALIVRNAVQMLKTIDAMDPWEDLTELGYHLTELPVEPHLGKMVLCAVVLKCLDPILTIACTLAYRDPFVLPTLASQKRAAMLCRKRFAAGTFSDHMALLRAFQAWQKARSDGWERAFCEKNFLSQATMEIIVGMRTQLLGQLRASGFVRARGGADIRDVNTNSENWAVVKAALVAGMYPNLVHADRESLVLTGPKEKKVRLHPTSVLSQPQYKKIPPANGQAAAVQALPTDWLIYDEMTRAHRIANIRCCSVVTPVTVSLFCGPARLPSNALQEPSSFRGDGICNDSSDSEMEDKTTANGALLKLDEWLHLQLDPEAAGLLLQLRQKWHSLFLRRMRAPSKPWSQVDETTVRAIVAVLSTEEQSAGLQQPSGIGQRPRPMTSEELPLASTWRSTNSRKSSAETEFSDDSSNAEKVLMKSTPPALHQPKKYKEKNILHSKRTSDDRSDQSSVKSTDSSSYPSPCASPSSPISGKGSKSPSPTPNMPVRYFIIKSSNLQNIDTSQQKGIWSTTPSNERKLNRAFWESSMVYLIFSVQGSGHFQGFARMASEIGCEKSPDWGSAGFGGVFKVEWIRKESIPFQFAQHLVNPWNDNKKVQISRDGQELEPQVGEQLLHLWDRIPLAGQNSSD, encoded by the exons aaaagGAGCAAGTCGATACCTGACTGTAAGGAAGAAGAATggatcagaactaacacgtgcaGTAATGACTTGTTGCTTGACTCCCAGTACGAAACATGCTGTTCGGAATTTAATTCAGAGATTTCCTGTCACAAATAAAGAACGAACAGAACTTCTGCCAAAGACGGAGCGAGGCAGTGCATGTGCTGTTGAATCTG aaaacagagaagtgcACAAGACAAGCGGACGACTTAACAACGGTATCCCGCAGGTTCCAGTGAAGAGAGGGGAATCAGAGTTTGATTCCTTCAGGCAATCACTGCCagtttttgaaaaacaggaagaaatagtCAAAATAATAAAGGACAACAAAGTTGTTTTGATTGTAGGAGAGACTGGATCAGGAAAAACTACTCAA ATCCCTCAGTTCCTTCTTGACGACTGTTACAAAAATGGAACTCCCTGTCGTATATTTTGCACTCAGACAAGACGTTTGGCAGCTATTGCTGTGGCtgaaagagtggcagcagaaaggagagagaagattGGCCAGACAATTGGTTATCAGATTCGATTAGAAAGCAG GGTTTCTCCGAAGACACTGTTAACATTTTGCACTAATGGCATACTACTTCGCACGCTAATGGCAGGAGACAGCACTCTCTCAACTGTGACCCATGTTATTGTG GATGAAGTACATGAGAGGGATAGGTTCAGTGACTTCTTGTTAATAAAACTGAGAGACGTGTTGCAAAAACAGACTAATTTAAAACTAATTATTTCTAGTGCTGCTCTAGATGCAAATCTCTTTATTAGATATTTTGGAAGTTGCCCAGTAATATACA TACAAGGAAGACCTTTTGAAGTTAAAGAGATGTTTCTGGAGGATGTTTTACGAAGCACTGGGTATACAAACAAAGAGATGGTAAAGTACAAAAAAGAGAAGCAGCGAG aagaaaaacagcaaagcacTCTTACTGAGTGGTGTTCTGCTCAAGAAAATAATAGCAAACTGGAATCTCAGAGGCAGAGATCTGTCCCAAGTGCAACTGAAGAGTATAATCTGTTGGATGATGGTGGTGACACAGTATTTAATCAACAG actgAAAAAGATGCGAATTGCCTTGAACCATGGCTAATAAAAGAAATGGATTCTTGTCTTTCTGACATCTGGTTGCATAAAGATATTGATTCCTTTGCTCAGGTGTTCCATCTCATTTTAACCGAAAATGTCAGTG ttgATTATAGGCACAGTGAAACCAGCGCGACTGCACTAATGATTGCTTCAGGGAGAGGCTTTCTGAGTCAAGTAGAACAACTGATCAGTATGGGAGCAAGTATCCACTGCAAGTCATCCAATGGCTG GATGGCTTTGGACTGGGCGAAGCGCTTTGGACAGACAGAGGTGGTTGACCTGTTGGAGTCCTACAG TGCTTCAGTGGAATTTGGAAATCTGGATGAAAGTTCCTTGGTCCAAACAAGTGGTAGTGACCTTAGTGCAGAGGACAGAGAACTACTGAAAGCTTATCATCACAGTTTTGATGATGCAAAAGTGGATCTGGACCTGATTATGCACTTGCTTTATAACATTTGTCATACTTGTGATGCCG GAGcaattttaatatttcttcctGGATATGACGAGATAGTTAGCCTGAGGGACCGTATTCTTTCTGATGACAAGAGATTTGCTGCTAATGCTCACAG ATACCAGGTTTTCATGCTTCATTCAAATATGCAGACTTCGGATCAGAAGAAGGTGCTTAAAAGTCCGCCTTCTGGCGTCCGCAAAATA attCTTTCTACTAATATTGCAGAAACCAGCATAACAGTCAATGATGTGGTATTTGTTATTGACTCAGGCAAGATGAAAGAG AAGTCTTTTGATGCACTGAGTTGTGTTACAATGCTAAAAATGGTGTGGATTTCAAAAGCCAGTGCTATCCAGAGAAAAGGCAG GGCTGGGCGCTGTCAGCCCGGAGTGTGTTTTCGTCTCTTCAGCAGGCTCCGATTTCAGAATATGTTGGAATTTCAGACTCCAGAACTTCTAAGAATGCCACTTCAG GAGCTTTGTTTACACACAAAACTTCTGGCTCCAGTGAACTGTCCAATTGTTGACTTTCTTATGAAAGCTCCTGATCCTCCACCAGCTTTAATTGTGAGAAATGCTGTGCAAATGCTTAAG acaatagATGCGATGGACCCTTGGGAAGATCTGACTGAACTTGGTTATCATCTCACTGAATTACCAGTAGAGCCACACCTTGGTAAAATGGTGTTGTGTGCTGTAGTTTTGAAGTGCCTGGATCCTATTCTTACTATTGCTTGCACTCTTGCATATCGAGACCCATTTGTCCTACCTACGCTGGCCTCTCAGAAGCGTGCAGCCATGCTGTGTAGAAAACGTTTTGCCGCAGGAACGTTTAGTGACCATATGGCGCTTCTCAGGGCTTTCCAG gCGTGGCAGAAGGCTCGCAGTGATGGCTGGGAGAGAGCCTTCTGTGAAAAGAACTTTCTGTCTCAAGCCACGATGGAAATCATCGTAGGAATGAGAACACAGTTGCTTGGCCAGCTTAGAGCCTCAG GTTTTGTTAGAGCCAGAGGAGGAGCCGATATTAGAGATGTTAATACTAACTCTGAAAACTGGGCTGTGGTTAAAGCTGCCTTAGTGGCTGGGATGTATCCCAATCTAGTGCATGCAGACAGAGAAAGCCTGGTTTTGACTGGACCAAAGGAGAAGAAAGTGCGACTCCATCCTACCTCTGTACTTAGTCAACCTCAGTATAAAAAG ATTCCTCCAGCAAATGGGCAAGCTGCAGCCGTTCAGGCACTCCCCACAGACTGGCTTATATACGATGAGATGACGAGAGCTCACAGGATTGCAAATATCAGATGCTGTTCTGTTGTAACACCTGTCACTGTGTCACTCTTCTGTGGACCAGCGAGATTACCAAGTAATGCTTTGCAGGAACCTTCATCCTTTCGAG GGGATGGAATATGTAATGATAGCAGTGACAGTGAGATGGAGGACAAAACAACTGCTAATGGGGCACTGCTGAAGCTAGATGAATGGCTCCATCTCCAACTGGACCCTGAA GCTGCTGGTTTGCTGTTGCAACTCAGACAGAAGTGGCATAGCTTATTTCTGCGTCGTATGCGAGCTCCTTCTAAACCGTGGTCTCAAGTTGATGAAACAACTGTAAGAGCAATTGTAGCTGTTTTAAGTACCGAAGAACAGTctgcaggtttgcagcagccttCAGGAATTGGTCAGAGACCAAGACCTATGACTTCTGAAGAACTTCCTTTAGCATCTACGTGGAGGTCAACCAACAGTAGAAAAAGCTCAGCAGAAACTGAATTCTCTGATGACTCCTCTAATGCTGAAAA AGTTTTAATGAAATCTACACCTCCCGCACTTCACCAGCCAAagaagtacaaagaaaaaaacattttacactCCAAACGAACTTCAGATGACAGGTCAGATCAATCATCAGTGAAGTCTACAGACAGCAGTAGCTATCCTAGCCCCTGTGCTAGTCCTTCTTCTCCAATATCTGGAAAG GGTTCCAAATCTCCTTCACCAACACCAAATATGCCAGTTCGGTACTTTATAATTAAAAGTAGCAACCTGCAAAACATTGATACTTCTCAGCAGAAGGGTATATGGTCTACTACACCAAGTAATGAACGAAAACTCAATAGAGCCTTTTGGGAGAGCAGCATGGTTTACTTAATATTTTCTGTTCAAGGGTCTGGACATTTTCAG GGTTTTGCTAGAATGGCTTCAGAGATAGGGTGTGAGAAAAGTCCAGACTGGGGATCTGCTGGTTTTGGAGGAGTATTTAAGGTGGAGTGGATCCGAAAAGAAAGCATTCCTTTTCAGTTTGCACAGCATTTGGTCAACCCTTGGAATGACAACAAGAAAGTACAAATAAGCAGAGATGGCCAG GAGCTGGAACCACAAGTCGGAGAGCAGTTGCTACACCTTTGGGACCGTATTCCCTTGGCAGGACAAAACTCAAGTGATTGA